In bacterium, the DNA window TCATGATGCCCTTCCTGAGCGGATGGGAAGTTTTAGAGGCGATGCGCGCCAAGGAAGAAACGAGAAACATTCCGATTGCTCTTTTGACCGCGCGGGCGTCACCACGGGAAGACAATCAGCCACATCCAACAGACTATTGCGATTACATCACCAAGCCATTTGAACCGGATGATTTGCTGCGTAGAATTCGCCAGATTCTGGCATAGATGAAAGTTTGTGAACGAAGTAGCGCGGGCGTCCCGCCTGCGAGGAGCTGCAGCCGCGACGGCCGCGCTACTTTGATTAAAGCATCTGCTGGATTTTTTGTTCGAAGACTTCGCGGGGTTGAACACCAAGAATCTTATCGACTTGCTTGCCTTCCTTATCGAAGAAAATGGTGGTCGGCAAGGCCCAAACACCTCCGAATTTTTCTTCAGTGTCTTTGCCTTTTAGAAAAGAACTATACTC includes these proteins:
- a CDS encoding response regulator — protein: MPKKILIVDDEEDIVNLVRMILEDAGYSVASVTDGREVLARVATDHFDLILLDIMMPFLSGWEVLEAMRAKEETRNIPIALLTARASPREDNQPHPTDYCDYITKPFEPDDLLRRIRQILA